From a single Gimesia fumaroli genomic region:
- a CDS encoding DUF1573 domain-containing protein, translated as MKIEFSKLKVALSVYFGSVFIVAVIFFTTSLFGAPQIVAPQCEFKNISAHETSKQKVTIHNPTRQPLQLIGAMVPCTLCGCASTEGLPITIPTGRSGRFYVLFKATAAGQFKTELELYTDNPYQPVVHLQLGGNVEQSAESGK; from the coding sequence ATGAAAATAGAATTCAGCAAACTGAAGGTTGCCCTCTCCGTCTACTTTGGTAGTGTTTTCATTGTGGCAGTAATTTTCTTCACTACCTCTCTCTTTGGCGCGCCGCAGATTGTGGCTCCACAATGTGAATTTAAAAACATCTCCGCACACGAGACGTCAAAGCAGAAAGTGACAATCCATAATCCGACCCGTCAACCGCTTCAACTCATCGGAGCGATGGTTCCCTGCACACTTTGCGGATGTGCTTCCACCGAAGGGCTGCCGATCACCATCCCGACTGGTCGGAGCGGCAGGTTTTATGTGTTATTCAAAGCAACGGCAGCCGGTCAGTTCAAAACAGAACTTGAACTGTATACAGACAACCCCTATCAGCCAGTCGTTCATCTACAGTTGGGCGGCAATGTGGAACAGAGCGCAGAATCAGGTAAGTGA
- a CDS encoding DUF1559 domain-containing protein, with protein sequence MKRNAFTLIELLVVIAIIAILIALLLPAVQQAREAARRSTCKNNLKQVGLALHNYHDVFGTFPIGAQSPIYQANWRASILPYIDQAPLYNNLTQTPANGRGYNTYNGWTGDGGYGTGAGSNEALNNVMVPIYKCPSSPLSAFFVGTANGISPGQDRGDVGMTMDYVGIGGAYTAAAPFNTTAVDNTYYGVMAQNGLLQISKSKKMRDCTDGTSNTIIVGEDSGSIAGVDYRKNLSGGWSGHRGVSTSGGSGYGGGGVVTIRYSPNPNTKPAYTGAGFNNGPLTSFHTGGVHVLLGDGAARLISDNIDFNTLLALGALNDGKVIGEF encoded by the coding sequence GTGAAACGCAACGCATTTACCTTAATCGAATTGCTGGTGGTGATTGCCATTATCGCCATTCTGATCGCCTTACTGCTTCCCGCCGTGCAGCAGGCACGCGAGGCCGCACGGCGGAGTACCTGTAAAAACAATCTCAAACAGGTTGGCTTGGCCTTACATAACTATCATGATGTCTTCGGTACTTTTCCGATCGGCGCCCAGTCTCCCATCTATCAGGCCAACTGGCGTGCTTCAATTCTGCCTTACATTGATCAGGCGCCACTGTATAACAATTTGACTCAAACACCCGCTAACGGTCGCGGCTACAATACGTACAACGGCTGGACCGGCGACGGCGGATACGGAACCGGTGCGGGTTCCAATGAAGCATTGAACAACGTAATGGTGCCCATCTACAAATGCCCGTCCAGCCCGCTGAGTGCGTTCTTTGTCGGAACAGCAAATGGCATTTCTCCCGGACAGGACAGAGGGGATGTCGGCATGACGATGGATTATGTCGGAATCGGCGGTGCCTATACCGCTGCGGCTCCCTTTAACACCACGGCAGTCGACAACACCTATTACGGCGTCATGGCCCAGAACGGACTGTTACAGATCAGTAAGTCCAAGAAAATGCGCGACTGCACCGATGGGACTTCCAATACCATCATCGTCGGCGAAGATTCCGGATCGATCGCCGGCGTGGACTACCGCAAGAATCTGTCTGGTGGCTGGTCGGGTCATCGCGGTGTCTCTACCAGCGGCGGTTCTGGTTATGGAGGCGGCGGTGTCGTTACCATCCGCTATTCTCCCAATCCGAATACCAAACCCGCCTATACAGGAGCCGGGTTCAACAATGGGCCACTGACATCGTTTCATACAGGCGGTGTGCATGTCCTGCTGGGCGATGGAGCCGCGCGCTTGATCTCAGACAACATTGACTTCAATACCCTCCTCGCTCTGGGGGCACTCAACGATGGTAAAGTGATCGGCGAATTCTAA